One Coffea arabica cultivar ET-39 chromosome 5e, Coffea Arabica ET-39 HiFi, whole genome shotgun sequence DNA segment encodes these proteins:
- the LOC140006979 gene encoding uncharacterized protein, which produces MDRSWMTIKDYLHPRYLAGVKEFVQFAYLGKDPTYKLPCPCKGCNNFEDQTMEVMKSHLCRGIVESYTRWVYHGERFEDSDEDEDDNIVLDEENSESDDIQEMLNDVGTANFGENWRNSGEHNRDIPNKQEGEASKFLRLLSEAEKSLYPGCDKYSKLSFVVHILHLKTMNRWTCKSIDMLLKFLIQVFPMASIPSSYYDAKNLIRELGLKCEKIHACENDCALYWKENETLDHCPNERCKAPRYKSPGSKIPRKVLRYFPLKSRLQRLFINKEIAQDMRWHKERRVPKENTMTHPADSIAWKEFDNSHPSFAEDSRNVRLGLSTDGFNPYGNMNNAYSIWPVILVPYNLPPWKCLKDPFFLLSMIIPGPKCIGNDMDIFFRPLIDELKEFFDTGFETYDAAVGEKFMLRAALLWTISDFPAYAYLSGWSTKGYKACPICLDDTTSVYLRNGLKCCYMGHRRFLPADHKWRRERKSFDGKSDLRQPVRTLSGEEIFEQLQEFDQMVFGKAPELLKQKKRKRMQNQSNWLKKSIFFELPYWSTNKIRHNLDIMHIVKNVCEILLATVMGTGHKNRDTWQAREDLKEMRLREELHLQTQGDSKVMPAACYTLSRSEKQKLCQFLSSLKFPDGFASNISHCVKPKECQISGMKSHDYHVFLQRLLPLAIRGMLPKDVSQTLVELSNFFRKICSRTLYVDELDAQEKNIVVILCKLEKIFPPNFFDVMVHLMVHLPAEAKLAGPAQYRWMFPFERKMGQYKGYVHNRARPEGCIVERYLDDECLTFISRYLHNVPTIFNEPERNTERFEAAGKLSIFSGMARPFGAATFCCLSESELMKIHLFILKNCEEIDDYIRMHKELLQQQNVSNVEQMHDLEFPKWFEDRVTYMHTQGRCCDELLSLAKGLDFRVIKYPGCNVNGFRFHTKTREVDRKTQNSGIMVKGEHADVEINFYGAITDILEVEYSFSQSRVVLFKCDWWDLKNSSCLKIDKQSNLSSVNLSKKWYIDQPFVFASQAEQVFYVKDMRLGGDWHVVESVCPRSSYAVLEKDEDKSCEEEQVYQEDYLEDLIGVQENVDLSNLKRGDMLADEAVETGILNSDSSAKHARKMDDFFVDDDEIQQLSSSEDESEKFVESDDYESD; this is translated from the exons ATGGATAGGAGTTGGATGACAATTAAAGATTACTTGCATCCTAGATATTTGGCAGGAGTGAAAGAATTTGTTCAGTTCGCTTATTTAGGCAAGGATCCCACATATAAGCTCCCTTGTCCATGTAAAGGGTGCAACAACTTTGAGGATCAAACTATGGAGGTCATGAAAAGTCATTTGTGTAGGGGAATTGTTGAGAGCTATACTAGGTGGGTATATCATGGTGAAAGGTTTGAGGATTCTGATGAGGATGAAGATGATAACATAGTTTTAGATGAAGAAAACAGTGAGTCAGATGATATTCAAGAAATGTTAAATGACGTTGGTACTGCAAACTTTGGCGAGAATTGGAGAAATTCGGGGGAACATAATAGGGATATACCAAATAAGCAAGAGGGGGAAGCAAGTAAGTTTCTTAGATTATTATCTGAAGCTGAAAAAAGTCTCTACCCGGGTTGTGATAAGTACTCAAAACTTTCCTTTGTTGTCCATATccttcatttgaaaactatgaaTCGGTGGACTTGCAAATCCATCGATATGCTGCTGAAATTCCTCATTCAAGTCTTCCCCATGGCATCAATTCCTAGCTCATACTATGATGCAAAAAATTTAATTCGTGAGCTAGGACTCAAGTGTGAAAAAATACATGCATGTGAAAATGATTGTGCACTTTattggaaagaaaatgaaaccctcGATCACTGCCCAAATGAAAGATGTAAAGCACCTCGTTATAAATCCCCGGGTTCTAAAATTCCTAGAAAAGTGCTTCGCTATTTCCCCTTAAAGTCAAGGTTGCAAAGACTATTCATAAACAAGGAGATAGCTCAAGATATGAGGTGGCATAAAGAGAGACGCGTTCCCAAGGAAAACACAATGACACACCCTGCTGACTCAATAGCTTGGAAGGAGTTTGATAACAGTCACCCATCTTTTGCCGAAGATTCTCGTAATGTTAGGTTGGGGCTTTCAACTGATGGTTTCAATCCCTATGGAAACATGAATAATGCATATAGTATATGGCCTGTAATCCTTGTTCCTTACAATCTACCACCTTGGAAATGCTTAAAGGACCCTTTTTTCCTGTTATCAATGATTATTCCAGGTCCTAAGTGCATAGGAAATGATATGGATATATTTTTTAGGCCTCTAATTGATGAGTTGAAAGAGTTTTTTGACACTGGCTTTGAGACTTATGATGCAGCCGTGGGAGAAAAATTTATGTTACGGGCTGCTCTATTGTGGACTATAAGTGATTTTCCAGCATATGCCTATTTGTCAGGGTGGAGTACGAAAGGTTATAAGGCCTGTCCTATTTGTTTAGATGATACAACCAGTGTATATCTGAGAAATGGATTAAAATGTTGCTATATGGGGCACCGGCGATTTTTGCCAGCGGACCATAAATGGCGCAGAGAAAGAAAGTCATTTGATGGCAAGAGTGATCTTAGACAGCCTGTTAGAACTTTATCCGGTGAAGAAATCTTTGAACAACTTCAAGAGTTTGATCAAATGGTGTTTGGTAAGGCACCTGAATTGCTTaaacagaagaaaagaaaacgcatgcaaaatcagtcaaattggTTGAAGAAAAGCATTTTTTTTGAGCTGCCATATTGGAGTACTAACAAAATTAGACACAACTTGGACATTATGCATATCGTGAAGAATGTGTGTGAAATTTTGTTGGCTACAGTGATGGGTACGGGACACAAAAATAGGGACACTTGGCAAGCTAGAGAGGATTTGAAGGAAATGAGATTGAGGGAAGAATTGCATCTTCAAACTCAAGGGGATTCAAAGGTGATGCCCGCTGCATGCTACACTCTTTCACGCAGCGAAAAACAAAAACTATGCCAGTTTTTGAGCTCACTCAAGTTCCCCGATGGATTTGCCTCAAACATATCTCATTGTGTTAAGCCAAAAGAGTGCCAAATTTCAGGGATGAAGAGTCATGATTATCATGTATTCTTGCAACGTCTACTTCCATTAGCAATTAGAGGCATGCTGCCAAAGGATGTTTCCCAAACTTTGGTAGAACTAAGCaatttttttaggaaaatttgTTCCAGGACTCTTTATGTAGATGAGTTAGATGCACAGGAGAAAAACATTGTTGTAATACTCTGCAAActtgaaaaaattttccctcCAAATTTCTTCGATGTAATGGTCCATTTAATGGTCCATTTACCTGCTGAAGCAAAACTTGCTGGCCCAGCACAATACCGGTGGATGTTCCCATTTGAGAG AAAAATGGGTCAATACAAAGGTTATGTGCACAACAGAGCTCGACCGGAAGGATGCATTGTTGAGCGTTACTTGGATGATGAATGTCTAACATTCATTTCTAGGTACTTGCACAATGTTCCTACAATATTTAATGAACCAGAAAGAAACACCGAACGCTTTGAGGCTGCTGGAAAGTTGTCTATTTTTTCTGGAATGGCTCGGCCTTTTGGGGCAGCAACATTTTGTTGCTTAAGTGAATCAGAGTTGATGAAAATACATTTATTCATCTTGAAAAATTGTGAAGAAATTGATGATTACATAAG GATGCACAAAGAATTGCTTCAGCAGCAAAATGTGTCGAATGTAGAGCAGATGCACGATTTAGAGTTTCCAAAGTGGTTTGAAGATCGT GTCACTTACATGCATACACAAGGCAGATGCTGTGATGAATTGTTGTCTTTGGCCAAAGGACTGGATTTTAGAGTGATCAAATATCCTGGTTGTAATGTCAATGGGTTTAGATTTCATACCAAAACACGTGAGGTAGACAGAAAAACCCAGAATAGTGGCATTATGGTGAAGGGTGAGCATGCTGATGTAGAAATAAACTTCTATGGTGCTATTACAGATATCTTAGAGGTTGAATACTCCTTCAGTCAAAGCCGAGTAGTTCTGTTCAAGTGTGATTGGTGGGACTTGAAAAATAGCTCATGTCTTAAAATAGACAAACAGAGTAATCTAAGCAGCGtcaatttgtcaaaaaaatggTATATAGACCAGCCATTTGTATTCGCTTCCCAAGCCGAACAGGTCTTTTACGTAAAGGATATGAGGCTTGGAGGTGATTGGCATGTTGTCGAGTCAGTCTGTCCACGTTCATCATATGCTGTTCTTGAAAAGGATGAGGATAAATCATGTGAAGAAGAACAAGTTTACCAAGAAGATTATCTTGAAGACCTAATTGGGGTTCAAGAGAATGTCgatttgtctaacttgaaaagAGGTGATATGCTAGCTGATGAAGCTGTAGAAACTGGCATCCTAAATTCTGATTCTTCAGCTAAACATGCCAGGAAAATGGATGATTTTTTTGTTGATGATGATGAGATTCAGCAATTGAGCTCGAGTGAAgatgaaagtgaaaaatttgTAGAAAGTGATGACTATGAGTCTGACTAA
- the LOC113687255 gene encoding spermidine hydroxycinnamoyl transferase-like: MALVHFYPLAGRIVLMEVGRMELNCNSAGAQLLEAVCQETLDQIGDFSPSPMFHNLVPSLNYNDMENLPLLAIQVTKFKDENIALGIAISHIIADGQSAFHFIIEWARLASGNSIFTKPFLDRRVLRDDTRVPRSGGERIDVNSHAANPHLPLPIVIGETSAKIQQEKKTSIDLLKLSTKEIEFLKSLASDGMVPVMKRPYSTFEVISAHLWRCACRARLLIHEQPTVLSFPINFHKLIQPPLPVGYFGNAMLYIRSVDSSGNLLTGTLANTAAKIRKTILAVTSEFLYSEVEFLQMQTDLSKFQERHDHMEYLGNPNLTISSWLTFPFNDLDFGWGKSLGMVEVSHNGDGDFVLCGDRHSEVVVSVCFQEEYIKSFKYYFYEIFGDMNKED; the protein is encoded by the coding sequence ATGGCTCTAGTGCACTTCTACCCTTTAGCAGGACGGATAGTGCTAATGGAAGTTGGACGAATGGAGTTAAATTGCAATTCCGCCGGAGCTCAACTACTTGAAGCAGTTTGTCAGGAAACTCTTGATCAAATAGGAGATTTTTCACCAAGCCCAATGTTTCATAATCTTGTCCCTTCACTGAACTACAATGATATGGAAAATCTCCCATTGTTGGCCATACAAGTGACAAAATTCAAAGATGAGAACATTGCTCTCGGCATAGCCATCTCACATATAATTGCTGATGGACAGAGTGCATTCCACTTCATTATAGAATGGGCTCGCTTAGCGAGTGGCAACAGCATTTTCACTAAGCCCTTCCTAGACAGGAGAGTTCTACGAGATGATACAAGGGTTCCAAGAAGTGGTGGAGAAAGAATAGATGTGAATTCGCACGCTGCAAATCCTCATTTACCATTACCAATAGTGATCGGGGAAACAAGTGCAAAAatccaacaagagaagaaaacttCGATAGATTTGCTAAAACTATCGACAAAAGAAATCGAGTTTTTGAAGAGTCTTGCCAGTGATGGCATGGTTCCCGTCATGAAACGGCCCTACAGCACATTTGAGGTGATTTCGGCACACCTGTGGCGATGTGCATGCAGGGCCAGACTACTCATCCATGAACAGCCTACAGTGTTGTCATTTCCAATTAATTTTCACaaacttattcaaccaccattGCCTGTTGGATATTTTGGTAATGCAATGCTTTATATCCGATCTGTGGATTCGTCAGGCAACTTGTTAACAGGTACATTGGCTAATACAGCAGCCAAGATAAGGAAGACCATCCTAGCAGTAACAAGTGAATTTCTATATTCCGAGGTTGAATTTCTGCAGATGCAAACAGATTTATccaaatttcaagaaagacATGACCATATGGAATATCTTGGCAATCCTAACCTCACCATTTCAAGCTGGCTGACGTTCCCATTCAATGACCTAGATTTTGGCTGGGGGAAATCATTAGGCATGGTTGAAGTATCTCACAATGGGGATGGGGATTTTGTTCTTTGTGGTGACCGTCACAGTGAAGTAGTGGTTAGTGTGTGTTTCCAAGAGGAATACATCAAGAGTTTCAAATATTACTTTTATGAGATATTTGGAGATATGAATAAGGAGGATTGA